From the genome of Halomonas sp. MCCC 1A13316, one region includes:
- the yidC gene encoding membrane protein insertase YidC translates to MDVKRLLLLIPLAVLAYLLVVQWNQDYGQVAPEPDAPAITAPAPGAEQAPDDDGLTVPAASRAEQEMAGSMPDETEQPSGSRDLVAVVTDVLDVRIDPQGGDIVYAALPQHRLALGSERPYVLLSNNETRSYVARSGLQVDGQGGRVSFTPENTSYRLTDDENRLDVDLHGEVNGVEVIKRFSFERGNYAVEVSYFLNNNAEEPVTARFIGQLARDNSPDPSSGVSMGMKSYLGAAYSSPEDRYQKVDFDDIQAGEFNNRDVQGGWVAIIQHYFVSAWVPPQNKQSLQYATTDSRNRNVAAFAGPVTTVAPDSEARLGATLYMGPKVQSYLEEVAPNLRLTVDFGWLWFIANPLFWLLDHIQDIIGNWGWSIVLLTVLVKLAMWPLSAKAYKSMARMRKLGPEMQRLKEQYGDDRQKMSQEMMKFYQKEKINPLGGCLPILVQMPVFIALYWMLLESVELRHAPFMFWIQDLSMKDPFFILPILMGASMFVQQMLNPTPPDPMQAKIMKMLPIVFTFFFLWFPAGLVIYWVVNNVISIVQQYVITRKIENDPSVGKTVKSKR, encoded by the coding sequence ATGGACGTAAAACGACTCCTATTGCTGATTCCACTGGCCGTGCTCGCCTATCTGCTCGTCGTGCAGTGGAATCAGGACTATGGCCAGGTTGCTCCTGAGCCTGACGCTCCCGCTATCACCGCACCGGCACCGGGTGCAGAGCAGGCACCCGACGACGATGGCCTGACGGTCCCCGCTGCATCCCGTGCTGAGCAGGAGATGGCCGGCAGCATGCCGGACGAGACGGAGCAGCCGAGCGGTTCTCGCGACCTGGTTGCCGTCGTCACCGACGTACTCGATGTTCGCATCGACCCGCAGGGGGGGGACATCGTCTATGCCGCCCTGCCCCAGCACCGTCTGGCGCTGGGCTCCGAGCGCCCTTACGTTCTCCTCTCGAATAACGAGACGCGCAGCTACGTGGCGCGCTCGGGGCTGCAGGTGGACGGCCAGGGCGGCCGCGTCAGCTTTACGCCGGAGAACACCAGCTATCGACTGACCGACGACGAGAATCGCCTCGACGTCGATCTCCATGGCGAGGTGAACGGTGTCGAGGTGATCAAGCGCTTCTCTTTCGAGCGCGGCAATTATGCGGTCGAAGTCAGTTACTTCCTGAACAACAACGCCGAAGAGCCAGTCACCGCACGCTTCATCGGGCAACTGGCGCGGGATAACAGTCCCGATCCCTCCAGTGGCGTCTCGATGGGCATGAAATCCTACTTGGGTGCGGCCTACTCATCGCCGGAGGACCGCTACCAGAAGGTCGATTTCGACGATATCCAAGCCGGGGAATTCAATAACCGCGACGTTCAGGGCGGCTGGGTGGCCATCATCCAGCACTATTTCGTCTCGGCCTGGGTACCGCCCCAGAATAAGCAGAGCCTGCAATACGCCACCACCGATTCGCGCAACCGCAACGTGGCCGCGTTTGCCGGCCCTGTCACCACGGTCGCCCCCGACAGCGAGGCGCGCCTGGGCGCCACGCTCTATATGGGACCCAAGGTGCAGAGTTATCTCGAGGAAGTGGCGCCCAACCTGCGCCTGACCGTCGACTTCGGCTGGCTGTGGTTCATTGCCAATCCGCTGTTCTGGCTGCTCGATCACATCCAGGACATCATTGGCAACTGGGGCTGGTCCATCGTGCTATTGACCGTCTTGGTCAAGCTGGCCATGTGGCCGCTTTCCGCCAAGGCTTACAAGTCGATGGCCCGCATGCGCAAGCTGGGTCCGGAAATGCAGCGCCTCAAGGAGCAGTACGGCGACGATCGGCAGAAGATGTCCCAGGAAATGATGAAGTTCTACCAGAAGGAGAAGATCAACCCTCTGGGCGGCTGTCTGCCGATCCTGGTGCAGATGCCGGTCTTCATTGCTCTCTACTGGATGCTCCTGGAATCCGTCGAGCTACGCCATGCGCCCTTCATGTTCTGGATCCAGGATCTCTCGATGAAGGACCCGTTCTTCATCCTGCCGATCCTGATGGGCGCCTCGATGTTCGTCCAGCAGATGCTCAACCCCACACCGCCGGACCCCATGCAGGCGAAGATCATGAAGATGCTGCCGATCGTATTCACCTTCTTCTTCCTGTGGTTCCCGGCCGGCCTGGTCATCTACTGGGTGGTCAACAACGTCATTTCGATCGTCCAGCAGTACGTGATCACGCGCAAGATCGAGAACGATCCCAGCGTGGGCAAGACGGTCAAGAGCAAGCGCTGA